From one Psilocybe cubensis strain MGC-MH-2018 chromosome 13, whole genome shotgun sequence genomic stretch:
- a CDS encoding D-alanine--D-alanine ligase: MSTPVLKIAFTYDSREEWLALGYSAEQCAEFDGDDTIQGIAASLRKLGTVEMVGGLKALTKVLVKSKPDWDIVFNICEGFGSVGREAQVPALLEAWDIPFTFSDSATLGLCLDKAKTKMVWDYYGVPSAPYACVPPRNTWSEADEISVESVIQSSPHSQALKTFPLFAKPSAEGSGVGIQQANKVTDYEQLAKVVEDLSLRYPTQTILIERFLSGREFTVGILGTGSSARAIGVREIVFLKDNPNCPIDPATIVDNQDPELLELEVYSNSVKRSGAGTNPQHVNMDLSSNPVAQRAAEVAVKAWKVLGCRDGGRVDIRFDSKDANAVPNCIEVNPLAGLRPGLSDFPMLAEGIGIDYDQLISTIVHSALERSRPTTN; encoded by the exons ATGTCTACCCCTGTCCTTAAAATTGCGTTCACATATGACTCCCGAGAAGAATGGCTAGCTCTAGGATATTCTGCTGAACAATGTGCGGAGTTCGATGGCGACGACACGATTCAGGGAATTGCAGCGTCCTTGCGAAAGCTTGGGACAGTTGAGATGGTTGGTGGTCTGAAAGCCCTCACAAAGGTGCTTGTTAAATCGAAGCCAGACTGGGACATTGTGTTCAACATTTGTGAAGGATTTGGAAGCGTGGGGCGAGAGGCTCAGGTACCAGCATTGCTGGAGGCCTGGGACATTCCATTCACGTTTTCGGATTCGGCGACGCTTGGGTTATGCCTTGACAAGGCAAAAACAAAG ATGGTCTGGGACTATTATGGTGTACCTTCCGCGCCATATGCGTGTGTGCCGCCCAGGAATACATGGTCCGAAGCCGACGAGATTTCTGTTGAATCCGTGATCCAAAGCTCGCCGCACAGTCAGGCATTAAAAACATTTCCTTTATTTGCTAAACCGAGTGCAGAAGGCAGCGGGGTTGGCATTCAACAGGCGAACAAGGTCACTGATTACGAACAACTTGCAAAAGTAGTCGAGGACCTTTCGCTGCGGTATCCGACACAGACTATTCTCATCGAACGCTTCCTGAGCGGCCGTGAGTTCACGGTAGGCATCCTTGGGACAGGTTCCAGTGCCCGAGCCATTGGCGTACGAGAGATAGTATTCTTGAAAGACAACCCAAATTGTCCCATTGACCCGGCCACTATTGTTGACAACCAAGACCCAGAACTACTTGAATTGGAAGTATACAGTAATAGCGTGAAGCGTTCGGGAGCGGGAACCAATCCACAACATGTTAACATGGACCTTTCAAGCAATCCTGTAGCTCAACGGGCGGCTGAGGTTGCTGTCAAGGCCTGGAAAGTACTTGGATGCAGAGACGGAGGGCGCGTGGATATCCGCTTTGATTCGAAAGATGCCAATGCTGTTcccaactgcattgag GTCAACCCCCTCGCAGGATTGCGACCTGGATTATCTGACTTTCCTATGCTTGCCGAAGGCATCGGCATTGATTACGACCAATTGATTTCCACCATCGTTCATAGTGCATTGGAAAGAAGCAGACCAACCACAAATTAA
- a CDS encoding 1-phosphatidylinositol 4,5-bisphosphate phosphodiesterase 1, with translation MTDLTAPLNPARILKRAGGLRNSNGQVVKELDDGPPQPTSNGFSASIKRKFHGFKIRAGALARSKSFNGETTRTVSESEKKFKKPLSRSLTDVTTVESPISPRARSTPRSKSKRFSAQPRLQTLPSLSEGTSVDHVTSPASAEAVEPTSPIIGNVRVPQLLQLGTPMTKVSLKRHQKFVFRLDADLGQIVWESKKHKIIPIENIKEIRSGDDARYYRQQFHLSQEYEDRWLTIIYLLDGNYKTLHLIAATKDVFQLWNRTLRDLHAIRLELMRGLGNVEMRQALWEKHYWKGADEEQDQKLTFDEVEKLCRRLNINSTNEDLLRLFKQADTQNREFLDFDDFRRFVKLLKARPEIDRLYKKLRAQNNGVFDYGVFERFLKEEQHSQLSAPELRALFNKYSTSSPPVVTRRGDTCEHPDSASTPVITIDAFTAFLLSPDNSIFADQHNDVWQDMTRPLPEYFISSSHNTYLVGHQLVGVSTIEGYIRALLHSCRSVEVDIYDGELEPMIFHGKTFTSKVSLREVCQAIAKYGFVASPYPIIISAEVHCGLSGQDMIAEIMLKEFGDSLVKVPVDAEGVIMREKIEQLPSPEELKGKILLKAKNFNLLKSDSDSDIGYYTDPSSSASDSEAFYDVSKEPRPFPSPKEQRKEKSGRQSDSSMKDQLAKAGTNILKRVKSVRRRSSANSTGSSKAIISQSSPTSAVFSQSPPSMSFVSQSPPPIASSTPSMNALLKSKQPSGPPPPQSIASSLSLPIPSPSSPRGSKASLPVSLPIPIPGRRSDVGPSDRPKPKMSFALLALLVYTVGVKWRGINKKEEYAPEHMFSLSENMANKILRFGMWDLIKHTKTHLVRTYPKGTRLSSTNYQPHRFWASGAQLVAINWQTFDLGYMINHAMFQRNGRSGYVLKPDAIRLAQKDRLAKRTMHSFDVTIISAQQLPRPKDAFGHEVEEKAIVDPYVEVTIHIPDWPVVLKDKEKEKHDGSGGQSIPTTSPQPHSVLAAPAIVAATEATTLLPVALPVTAATNQTPLASTPGRSTSSRTSAVRKNGFNPVWEETLRIPFDCVGDMMDLIFVRFVVRQEDKKDTDEPLAVYCASLGSLQQELSTMSIFPTS, from the exons ATGACTGACCTTACTGCGCCCTTGAACCCAGCCAGGATTCTGAAAAGAGCTGGGGGATTGCGCAACAGCAACGGCCAGGTCGTTAAAGAACTTGACGATGGCCCACCGCAGCCCACCTCCAATGGATTCAGCGCCTCTATCAAGCGGAAGTTCCATGGCTTCAAGATTCGCGCGGGCGCCCTTGCAAGGTCCAAATCCTTTAATGGGGAGACAACGCGGACAGTGAGCGAGTCGGAGAAGAAGTTCAAAAAACCCCTTTCCAGGTCACTCACGGATGTTACAACCGTTGAAAGCCCCATCTCGCCGCGTGCACGGAGCACACCGAGATCAAAGTCCAAGAGGTTCTCAGCACAACCGCGACTACAAACTCTTCCAAGTCTCTCCGAAGGCACATCTGTCGACCATGTCACGTCCCCTGCAAGCGCTGAAGCAGTCGAGCCAACATCGCCCATCATAGGCAACGTTCGGGTCCCGCAGCTCCTGCAACTTGGGACGCCGATGACCAAGGTTTCACTCAAAAGGCACCAAAAGTTTGTGTTTCGCCTCGACGCCGACTTAGGGCAGATCGTATGGGagtcaaagaagcataaaaTAA TCCCCATTGAGAACATCAAGGAGATCAGGTCAGGCGATGATGCCAGGTACTATCGCCAGCAGTTTCATCTGTCTCAAGAGTACGAAGATCGCTGGCTCACTATCATTTACCTTCTGGACGGCAACTACAAGACCTTACATCTTATCGCGGCCACTAAGGATGTTTTCCAGCTCTGGAACCGCACTCTACGGGATCTACATGCTATTCGTTTGGAGCTTATGAGGGGTTTAGGCAATGTGGAGATGCGTCAGGCGTTGTGGGAGAAGCATTATTGGAAAGGCGCTGATGAGGAACAAGACCAGAAGCTGACTTTCGACGAAGTGGAGAAACTTTGTCGGCGGTTGAACATCAATTCAACCAATGAGGATCTGTTGAGACTATTCAAG CAAGCCGACACCCAAAACCGTGAATTCTTGGACTTTGATGACTTCCGTCGCTTCGTGAAGCTTCTTAAAGCGCGTCcagaaattgacagactGTATAAGAAGCTTCGGGCACAGAACAACGGGGTTTTTGACTATGGGGTATTCGAAAGGTTTCTGAAAGAAGAACAACAC TCTCAGTTGTCGGCACCAGAACTTCGTGCTTTGTTCAATAAATATTCAACGTCTTCGCCACCTGTCGTGACTCGGAGGGGAGACACATGCGAACATCCAGATTCTGCGTCTACTCCTGTCATTACTATCGATGCTTTCActgcttttcttctctcGCCCGACAACTCTATCTTCGCAGATCAGCATAACGATGTTTGGCAGGATATGACGCGCCCCCTGCCTGAGTACTTTATTTCGTCATCACATAACACGTATCTTGTAGGGCACCAGTTAGTGGGGGTCAGCACCATTGAAGGGTATATCAGGGCTTTGTTGCATAGTTGTCGGAGTGTCGAAG TGGACATATACGACGGTGAACTCGAGCCCATGATCTTCCACGGAAAGACGTTTACTTCCAAAGTATCATTGAGGGAAGTATGTCAAGCGATAGCAAAGTACGGCTTTGTTGCATCACCATATCCCATCATTATTTCAGCGGAGGTGCATTGCGGACTGTCAGGGCAAGACATGATTGCAGAGATCATGTTGAAGGAGTTCGGGGATAGTTTGGTTAAAGTGCCTGTTGACGCTGAAGGCGTGATTATGAGGGAAAAGATAGAGCAGCTACCGAGTCCTGAGGAGTTGAAGGGAAAGATTTTGCTGAAG GCAAAAAACTTTAACCTGTTGAAGTCGGATTCTGATAGTGACATTGGATACTACACTGACCCATCATCTTCCGCTTCCGATTCCGAGGCTTTTTATGACGTTTCCAAGGAACCTAGGCCGTTTCCATCACCCAAGGAACAAAGGAAGGAAAAGTCGGGAAGGCAGTCTGATAGTTCTATGAAAG ACCAACTTGCTAAGGCTGGAACGAACATTCTGAAGCGCGTGAAAAGCGTGCGGCGGCGAAGCTCTGCTAATTCTACTGGCTCTTCAAAGGCAATCATTTCACAGTCTTCGCCCACTTCAGCAGTCTTTTCTCAATCGCCTCCGTCAATGTCCTTTGTTTCTCAGTCTCCTCCACCGATAGCTTCATCTACACCCTCTATGAATGCTCTTCTCAAAAGTAAGCAACCATCGgggccaccaccaccacaatcCATTGCTTCAAGTCTTTCCTTGCCTATACCGTCCCCTTCATCACCACGTGGCTCCAAAGCATCTCTCCCTGTTTCTCTTCCTATTCCTATACCTGGACGCCGCTCCGATGTTGGCCCAAGCGACCGCCCTAAACCTAAAATGTCTTTTGCTCTTCTCGCCTTGCTCGTCTACACAGTCGGTGTGAAATGGCGAGGTATTAACAAGAAAGAAGAGTATGCTCCTGAGCATATGTTCTCATTGTCAGAAAATATGGCGAACAAGATATTGAGGTTTGGGATGTGGGATTTGATTAAGCATACGAAGACGCACTTGGTGCGCACGTACCCTAAGGGTACAAGGTTGAGCTCGACGAATTACCAACCACATCGGTTTTGGGCGTCGGGTGCGCAGTTGGTAGCCATCAATTGGCAAACATTTG ATCTGGGATACATGATAAACCATGCTATGTTCCAACGTAATGGGCGTTCCGGCTACGTTTTAAAACCCGATGCCATTCGCCTCGCTCAGAAAGACCGCTTGGCAAAGCGTACAATGCATAGCTTTGATGTCACCATCATCTCAGCCCAACAGCTCCCAAGGCCGAAGGATGCCTTTGGCCACGAGGTTGAAGAGAAAGCCATCGTGGATCCTTATGTGGAGGTCACGATACATATCCCAGACTGGCCGGTCGTCTTGAAGgacaaggagaaagagaaacatgATGGATCAGGAGGACAGTCTATTCCTACAACCAGCCCTCAACCACATTCCGTTCTAGCCGCCCCTGCTATTGTGGCGGCCACAGAAGCTACCACATTGCTACCCGTCGCTCTCCCTGTCACAGCCGCTACAAATCAGACCCCACTAGCTTCGACACCCGGCCGGTCGACATCTTCACGGACCTCTGCTGTCAGAAAAAATGGTTTCAATCCAGTGTGGGAAGAGACGCTACGTATCCCATTTGATTGTGTTGGGGACATGATGGACCTGATTTTTGTCAGGTTTGTTGTGCGCCAGGAAGATAAGAAGGACACCGATGAGCCGCTTGCTGTATATTGTGCTTCCTTGGGAAGTCTGCAGCAAG AACTTTCAACAATGTCTATATTCCCGACATCATAA
- a CDS encoding Metallophosphoesterase domain-containing protein 1, which produces MAPVNQETAIEALDYGSSVTFKSPTEIVYLDYFPSQLRAKPPRTAEEKADWTRFVCISDTHARTFDVPDGDVLLHSGDLTNLGTEADFQKTAEWLYCLPHKTKIRKPRPNVTRRLNRDKIMDMLKGKKARDAGLVYLEDEYYEFKIRDSGRVWSVYGSPWSPWFHNGAFNYEREHAKELVAKFPKTDILLTHGPVHQIFDQVIGGEQVGCEALRARMPELRPRLHLAGHIHEAHGAYIHTWDPENNYEAPTIQNDDPRVLSDLTTSDNLPDVKHSNPERERTVFINAANWPMGNRAKRNITGTLNRKIPFGGPGFQAVVVDLKD; this is translated from the exons ATGGCACCAGTCAACCAAGAAACCGCCATTGAAGCTCTGGACTATGGATCAAGCGTCACTTTCAAATCCCCTACAGAAATTGTATATTTGGATTACTTTCCATCGCAGCTTCGTGCGAAGCCACCCAGAACAGCAGAAGAGAAAGCAGACTGGACTCGGTTTGTGTGTATCAGCGATACGCATGCTCGGACGTTTGATGTCCCAGATGGTGATGTGCTGTTGCATAGTGGAGACCTAACAAACCTGGGCACCGAGGCTGACTTTCAAAAGACAGCGGAATGGCTATATTGTCTGCCGCATAAGACGAAAAT CAGGAAACCACGACCTAACGTTACACGCCGACTG AATCGCGACAAGATCATGGACATGctgaaaggaaagaaggccagagacGCAGGACTCGTCTACCTTGAAGATGAATACTATGAATTCAAAATCAGAGACAGTGGCCGGGTTTGGAGTGTTTATGGCTCACCG TGGTCGCCGTGGTTTCATAACGGGGCATTTAACTATGAGCGGGAACATGCCAAAG aattggTTGCAAAGTTTCCTAAAACAGATATTCT GTTGACACATGGTCCTGTACATCAAATCTTTGATCAAGTTATAGGCGGAGAGCAAGTCGGGTGTGAAGCACTCAGAGCCCGTATGCCTGAGCTGCGGCCCCGTCTTCACCTTGCGGGTCATATACATGAAGCACATGGTGCTTACATACATACATGGGATCCCGAAAACAACTATGAGGCCCCCACTATCCAAAATGATGACCCCAGGGTGTTAAGTGACCTGACAACTTCGGACAATCTGCCAGATG TTAAGCATAGTAATCCTGAACGTGAACGCACTGTGTTCATAAATGCAGCCAATTGGCCGATGGGCAATAGGGCGAAGCGCAACATTACGGGAACTTTGAATCGCAAAATTCCTTTTGGAGGCCCTGGATTTCAGGCAGTTGTCGTAGATCTCAAAGATTGA
- a CDS encoding Serine palmitoyltransferase 1 has product MNTTSATLAPVFTFLEHTLTTAQTTFNKLPGSAVIQRYVKSSHQNDPGRTLLELILVIFAIRTLLQSRTRADRNGKNFIQFSEKEIDELVDEWIPEPLGNALTANEQSDLASAPIISGPNGPKPKLAATGKNALNLASYNFTGLAGNEHIKQRAIDTLRKYGLGSCGPPGFYGTLDVHMDLENDIADFLGTEAAILYSQGFSTISSVIPAFCKRGDIIVADRAVNFAIQKGIQISRSTIRWFDHNDLNSLEEVLIGIEKERKKRRGPMTRRFIVTEGIFQKDGAMVDLPKLIELKYKYKYRLILDESYSFGSVGRTGRGLTELYNVPASKVDMLLGSCAIGLASAGGFCAGSRTVVDHQRINGPSFVFSASMPALLAVSASEGINILRNTPSIFETLQDNVRAARAILDRVDCITIPSHPASPIIHIYVRQPQSHQYLQYPAPISASSSSSSAKHHHSHHVSAKDAVRDAEYEVEERLLQEVVEETLSHGVIVTRAKRLKGQEIVEPRPSIRLTLTSGLTKKETEKAVNVLKTVLVKVLSKRR; this is encoded by the exons ATGAACACGACTTCAGCCACTCTGGCGCCCGTGTTCACATTCCTGGAACACACTTTGACGACAGCGCAAACAACATTTAACAAGCTCCCTGGGTCGGCTGTTATCCAGCGATACGTGAAGAGCTCTCATCAGAATGACCCTGGACGTACTTTGCTGGAACTTATTCTCGTTATCTTTGCCATTCGCACTTTGCTACAATCTAGAACGAGGGCAGATAGGAATGGGAAgaatttcattcagtttAGTGAAAAG GAAATTGACGAACTTGTTGACGAATGGATTCCGGAACCTCTTGGTAATGCCTTGACTGCGAATGAGCAGTCTGACCTGGCTTCAGCACCCATAATTTCAGGGCCCAATGGACCGAAACCGAAACTGGCGGCAACTGGAAAAAATGCCCTCAACCTCGCAAGTTACAATTTCACTGGTCTTGCTGGCAACGAGCATATCAAGCAACGCGCTATTGACACACTGCGCAAGTACGGCCTTGGAAGCTGCGGACCCCCCGGATTTTACGGCACCCTCG ATGTTCATATGGACCTGGAAAACGATATCGCAGACTTTTTGGGGACAGAAGCCGCCATCCTGTATTCACAGGGGTTCTCGACAATTTCATCTGTTATTCCGGCGTTTTGTAAACGCGGTGACATAATTGTAGCCGATCGCGCCGTCAACTTTGCTATTCAGAAGGGAATTCAAATTTCGCGTTCAACTATTCGATGGTTCGACCACAATGACTTAAACAGCCTTGAGGAAGTCCTGATTGGTATTgaaaaagagaggaaaaagCGCCGTGGTCCTATGACTCGTCGTTTTATTGTTACGGAGGGCATATTCCAGAAGGACGGTGCTATGGTTGACTTGCCTAAACTT ATTGAACTCAAGTACAAGTATAAATACCGACTCATCCTAGACGAAAGTTACTCCTTCGGATCTGTTGGCAGAACCGGTCGTGGGCTTACTGAGTTGTATAATGTACCG GCCTCTAAAGTAGACATGCTTCTTGGATCTTGCGCAATAGGGCTTGCTTCCGCAGGAGGTTTTTGCGCTGGGTCTCGAACTGTTGTCGACCATCAGCGCATCAATGGCCCTTCTTTCGTCTTTTCCGCGTCCATGCCTGCCCTTCTCGCTGTCAGCGCATCAGAGGGCATCAATATTCTACGCAACACGCCATCGATCTTCGAGACATTGCAGGACAACGTTCGCGCTGCCCGGGCAATCCTCGACCGCGTTGACTGCATTACTATTCCTTCTCACCCCGCCTCACCTATCATCCACATCTACGTCCGCCAACCGCAGTCCCATCAATATCTCCAGTATCCCGCGCCGATTTCGGCATCATCATCCAGCAGCTCGGCGAAGCACCATCACTCACATCATGTCTCAGCGAAGGATGCAGTTCGTGATGCGGAATATGAGGTCGAAGAGCGTCTTTTACAAGAGGTCGTGGAGGAGACGCTTTCTCATGGCGTCATTGTGACAAGGGCAAAGAGGCTCAAGGGGCAGGAAATTGTGGAGCCGAGACCGAGCATACGATTGACTCTTACAAGCGGACTCACTAAGAAGGAGACGGAGAAAGCTGTTAATGTGCTCAAAACGGTGCTTGTAAAGGTGTTGAGCAAGAGGCGATGA
- a CDS encoding putative secreted glycosidase (putative secreted glycosidase ARB_07629), with protein sequence MRTFLSLAIAIGGLGFFNVGAQSVLSSASSPSVSNAVTKPTKPIPKITDPASLVIPFIGTTNGGHVFPGATLPHGMIKAGMDTDSPGNHAGYDGDPTFNVTGFSQLHDSGTGGAVPLSNFKLFPFLQCSSFEKCPTTMANRKILRKVLPNGLPDDFASPGYFSTNLSNSIRVELTATRRTALHRYTFPAGTTNPRLLVDITNDGQKSSTHPVMTLDPDTARVEGGAEFSASFGPGRYSAFTCVDFKAEGFTLGKPTEYGVWLSNFPVRGTTNLLQTYYGFVSEMGALFTFNPAPSGGPTSILARVGVSFISSAQACANAQEEIPDFDFDKVHAENRAQWNDLLSRVQVDTTGVDLETTQLFYSSLYRTHISPADYTGENPKWNSTEPYFDSLYCNWDTYRTLYPLMSLHDPVTFSRIVRGMIDIQKHEGWLPECRGATAMHFIQGGTNADPILGEFFVKFSKQAEALNVSPTDLYNALLADAEIQSPNWNLQGRQADLWKQLGYIPQDQFDAGGANTKQVSRTLEHAFNDFAISQVAKALGKTADEQKYLKRAGNFANVWNPNITVPDSPGVLGMMQPRFANGTFNFTDPRHCSIHDPAQATCFLNAADRDGFYEGSPIIYSQYVPQDTAKLIQLQGGVESFITRLDFIFNQSYFDSTDEPSQQMPFMYHYANRPGLSTQRSRQVIAQFFNTSRNGLPGNDGAMGSYAAFYLIGMYPLPATQQILLSSPYFPQVSFFNPLFNTTTTIVSHGFTGNPPDGTGGNVFVKSVSVNGKPYKSNCYLDWDVFVTGSLVELTLSDDITLGCGNGKNALPPSISTGGYN encoded by the exons ATGAGAACATTTTTGAGcctcgccatcgccatcggTGGACTTGGTTTCTTCAACGTCGGAGCACAAAGCGTGCT AAGCAGCGCCAGCTCGCCTTCGGTCAGCAATGCAGTGACCAAGCCAACGAAACCCATCCCGAAGATAACAGACCCCGCCAGTCTCGTCATTCCGTTCATCGGAACAACAAATGGGGGCCATGTATTTCCTG GTGCAACCCTCCCCCATGGCATGATCAAGGCAGGGATGGACACTGATTCTCCTGGAAAT CACGCTGGGTACGACGGGGATCCGACTTTCAATGTAACAGGCTTCTCGCAACTGCACGATAGTGGTACCGGTGGC GCCGTACCGCTTTCCAATTTCAAGCTGTTTCCATTCCTACAGTGTTCTTCGTTTGAGAAATGCCCTACGACCATGGCCAACAGAAAGATTCTTCGAAAGGTGTTACCTAACG GGCTTCCGGATGATTTTGCGTCACCGGGTTATTTCTCCACCAACCTG TCCAACTCAATTCGCGTCGAGTTGACCGCGACGCGACGAACAGCGCTCCATCGTTACACCTTTCCGGCCGGGACTACCAATCCCCGCCTTCTTGTGGATATCACCAACGATGGTCAAAAGAGCAGTACACACCCAGTCATGACTCTGGACCCAGACACCGCCAGAGTTGAAGGAGGAGCAGAGTTCTCTGCGTCATTTGGTCCAG GTAGATACAGCGCTTTCACATGCGTGGACTTCAAAGCAGAGGGGTTCACACTGGGTAAACCTACCGAATATGGAGTCTGGCTGTCTAATTTCCCGGTTCGGGGTACAACGAATCTCTTACAAACTTACTACG GATTCGTGTCCGAGATGGGTGCCCTGTTTACCTTCAACCCAGCGCCCTCTGGTGGGCCAACAAGTATTCTCGCTCGTGTCGGCGTGTCGTTCATCTCCAGTGCTCAAGCATGCGCCAATGCTCAAGAGGAGATCCccgacttcgacttcgacaaAGTACATGCCGAAAATCGCGCGCAATGGAATGATCTGCTCTCTAGGGTACAGGTTGATACTACAGGCGTAGATTTGGAGACTACCCAGTTATTCTATTCTTCG TTATACAGAACCCACATCTCTCCTGCAGACT ACACTGGAGAAAATCCCAAATGGAATTCAACAGAGCCGTACTTTGATTCCTTGTACTGCAAT TGGGATACCTACCGGACCCTCTATCCACTAATGTCCCTCCATGATCCGGTGACATTCTCGAGAATTGTACGAGGAATGATCGATATTCAAAAACACGAAGGTTGGCTACCTGAGTGTCGTGGTGCAACAGCAATGCATTTCATTCAAGGCGGTACTA ACGCAGACCCCATCCTTGGAGAATTCTTCGTAAAGTTTAGTAAACAGGCAGAAGCTTTGAATGTGTCGCCCACAGATCTTTACAACGCTCTCCTCGCCGATGCCGAGATACAGTCGCCCAATTGGAACTTACAAGGGCGACAAGCTGACCTTTGGAAGCAATTAG GTTACATTCCTCAAGACCAGTTCGACGCAGGAGGTGCGAATACCAAGCAAGTGTCTCGAACTTTGGAG CACGCCTTTAACGACTTTGCCATCTCCCAAGTGGCCAAAGCTCTTGGAAAGACGGCTGATGAGCAAAAG TATTTGAAGCGAGCTGGTAACTTCGCCAATGTCTGGAACCCCAATATCACTGTCCCTGACAGCCCTGGCGTGCTTGGTATGATGCAG CCAAGGTTCGCAAACGGGACTTTCAACTTCACAGATCCTAGGCATTGTAGTATTCATGATCCTGCGCAAGCAACTTGCTTCTTGAATGCAGCTGACCGTGATGGATTCTACGAAG GATCCCCCATTATT TATTCTCAA TACGTTCCACAAGATACAGCCAAGTTGATACAACTTCAAGGCGGGGTCGAAAGCTTCATAACTCGATTGGACTTTATTTTTAACCAATCCTACTTCGACTCTACCGATGAGCCATCTCAACAGATGCCGTTCATGTACCACTATGCCAATCGTCCTGGTCTGAGCACTCAGAGGTCTAGACAAGTCATTGCTCAATTCTTTAACACTTCTAGAAATGGATTACCCGGGAATGACG GTGCTATGGGGAGTTATGCAGCTTTCTATTTGATTGGAATGTACCCTCTACCGGCAACACAACAAATTCTTTTGTCTTCACCATATTTCCCCCAAGTTTCGTTCTTCAACCCGTTGTTTAacacgacaacaacaattgTGTCTCATGGTTTTACCGGCAATCCTCCCGATGGAACAGGTGGCAACGTTTTCGTGAAG AGCGTATCGGTGAACGGGAAGCCGTATAAATCAAATTGCTATCTCGATTGGGATGTGTTTGTTACTGGATCCCTGGTAGAATTGACGCTATCCGACGATATCACCCTAGGATGTGGAAATGGCAAGAACGCTCTTCCACCTTCGATATCAACAGGAGGATATAATTAA